One window of the Streptomyces sp. TS71-3 genome contains the following:
- a CDS encoding response regulator transcription factor, translated as MSDASERGTGGGAPLGPGEPAGAGSTPAGRTPGTSGTPGAAGASGTPGGTGAPGPRQSPEQAAAPGQERPVDPADRRARVVLVDDHRMFRTGVRAEIGRTDLTGVEVVGEAADVDQAVSVITEARPEVVLLDVHLPGGGGVEVLRRCAPLMTDPERPVRFLALSVSDAAEDVIGVIRGGARGYVTKTITGADLINSIFRVQEGDAVFSPRLAGFVLDAFASTDAPPVDEDLDRLTQREREVLRLIARGYAYKEIAKQLFISVKTVESHVSAVLRKLQLSNRHELTRWATARRLV; from the coding sequence ATGAGCGACGCGAGCGAGCGGGGGACCGGCGGCGGTGCGCCGCTCGGACCGGGGGAGCCGGCGGGCGCGGGCAGCACGCCGGCCGGCCGGACGCCCGGCACCTCGGGCACTCCAGGGGCAGCGGGCGCCTCCGGTACGCCAGGCGGCACGGGCGCCCCGGGGCCGCGCCAGTCCCCGGAGCAGGCCGCTGCCCCCGGACAGGAGCGGCCCGTCGACCCCGCGGACCGCCGGGCGCGCGTCGTCCTCGTCGACGACCACAGGATGTTCCGCACCGGCGTGCGGGCCGAGATCGGCCGGACGGACCTCACGGGCGTGGAGGTCGTCGGCGAGGCCGCGGACGTCGACCAGGCGGTGTCCGTCATCACCGAGGCCCGCCCCGAGGTCGTCCTGCTGGACGTGCACCTGCCGGGCGGCGGCGGAGTGGAGGTGCTGCGGCGCTGCGCCCCGTTGATGACCGACCCCGAGCGCCCGGTCCGCTTCCTCGCGCTCTCCGTCTCCGACGCCGCCGAGGACGTCATCGGCGTCATCCGGGGCGGCGCCCGCGGGTACGTCACCAAGACGATCACCGGCGCCGACCTGATCAACTCGATCTTCCGCGTCCAGGAGGGCGACGCGGTGTTCTCCCCCCGCCTGGCCGGCTTCGTCCTGGACGCCTTCGCCTCCACCGACGCCCCGCCCGTCGACGAGGACCTCGACCGCCTCACCCAGCGCGAGCGCGAGGTGCTCCGCCTGATCGCGCGCGGCTACGCGTACAAGGAGATCGCCAAGCAGCTCTTCATCTCCGTGAAGACGGTCGAGTCCCATGTCTCGGCGGTGCTCCGCAAGCTCCAGCTCTCCAACCGCCACGAGCTGACCCGGTGGGCGACGGCGCGGCGACTCGTCTGA
- a CDS encoding helix-turn-helix domain-containing protein: MSEQSSGDRGRGNAELREFLRSRRARIGPEEVGLAPQSGARRVPGLRREEVARLAGVSVDYYVRLERGRTTNASEAVLDAVARALRLNDTERTHLYALARPTRRPSRPLPPQRVRPGLRRVMDSLTYTPAIVVGHRSDVLAANDAARALYTDFEALPVRERNLPRYLFLDESARELYVNWEAAARGAVASLHLYAGRHPHDPKLAELIGELSLRDADFRRWWADHDVQRRTYGTKDFHHPVVGDLTLDYEVLTPDGDPDQILGIYTAEPGSPSDHALRLLLSDWSASSSSRSSGTASASSSSRSSGTASASSSTGSSRASTGAPSGTSSGASSGTPSGTSSGASSRARRDFLPRTGAES, translated from the coding sequence ATGAGCGAGCAGTCCAGCGGGGATCGCGGCCGCGGCAACGCGGAGCTGCGGGAGTTCCTGCGGTCGCGCAGGGCCAGGATCGGCCCCGAGGAGGTGGGCCTCGCGCCGCAGTCCGGTGCCCGGCGGGTTCCGGGGCTGCGCCGCGAGGAGGTCGCCCGGCTGGCCGGCGTCAGCGTGGACTACTACGTCCGCCTGGAGCGCGGCCGCACCACGAACGCCTCCGAGGCCGTCCTGGACGCGGTCGCGCGGGCGCTGCGCCTGAACGACACCGAGCGCACCCACCTGTACGCGCTGGCCAGGCCGACCCGGCGGCCGAGCCGTCCGCTGCCGCCCCAGCGGGTGCGGCCGGGGCTGCGCCGGGTGATGGACAGCCTCACGTACACCCCGGCCATCGTCGTCGGCCACCGCAGCGACGTCCTGGCCGCCAACGACGCCGCCCGTGCCCTGTACACCGACTTCGAGGCCCTTCCGGTCCGGGAGCGCAACCTCCCCCGGTACCTCTTCCTCGACGAGAGCGCCCGCGAGCTGTACGTGAACTGGGAGGCCGCCGCGCGGGGCGCCGTCGCGTCCCTGCACCTGTACGCCGGACGGCACCCGCACGATCCGAAGCTGGCCGAGCTGATCGGGGAGCTGTCGCTGCGCGACGCCGACTTCCGCCGCTGGTGGGCCGACCACGACGTGCAGCGCCGCACCTACGGCACCAAGGACTTCCACCATCCCGTCGTCGGCGACCTCACCCTGGACTACGAGGTCCTGACCCCCGACGGCGACCCCGACCAGATCCTCGGCATCTACACCGCGGAACCGGGCTCGCCCTCCGACCACGCGCTACGGCTGCTGCTGTCGGACTGGTCCGCCTCGTCCTCGTCCCGGTCGTCCGGCACGGCGTCCGCCTCGTCCTCGTCCCGGTCGTCCGGCACGGCGTCCGCCTCGTCGTCGACCGGGTCGTCCAGGGCTTCGACCGGCGCGCCGTCCGGCACGTCATCCGGTGCGTCATCCGGCACGCCTTCCGGCACGTCATCCGGTGCGTCGTCCAGGGCCCGGAGGGACTTCCTGCCCCGCACCGGAGCGGAATCCTGA